In Primulina eburnea isolate SZY01 chromosome 3, ASM2296580v1, whole genome shotgun sequence, one DNA window encodes the following:
- the LOC140826202 gene encoding mitochondrial uncoupling protein 1-like, translating into MLTRILRYIFVSFFLYLVMADHGNVKSDISFAGTLASSAFAACLAEICTIPLDTAKVRLQLQKKAAAGDGVALLKYRGLLGTVGTIAREEGLAALWKGIIPGLHRQCLFGGLRIGLYDPVKTFYVGKDHVGDVPLSKKVLAALTTGALGITIANPTDLVKVRLQAEGKLQPGVPRRYSGALNAYSTIVRQEGLTALWTGVGPNIARNAIINAAELASYDQVKETILKIPGFTDNVVTHLFAGLGAGFFAVCIGSPVDVVKSRMMGDSGYKNTLDCFVKTLKNDGPMAFYKGFIPNFGRLGSWNVIMFLTLEQAKKFVRSLESS; encoded by the exons ATGCTCACTCGAATTCTTAGGTATATATTCGTTTCGTTTTTCTTGTATCTGGTGATGGCGGATCACGGGAATGTTAAATCTGATATTTCTTTCGCCGGGACATTAGCTAGCAGTGCTTTTGCTGCGTGCTTGGCGGAG ATTTGCACGATCCCGTTAGATACAGCCAAAGTTAGGCTTCAGTTACAGAAGAAAGCTGCTGCAGGGGATGGTGTGGCTTTACTGAAATATAGGGGATTGTTAGGTACAGTTGGCACTATTGCAAGGGAAGAAGGATTGGCTGCGCTATGGAAGGGCATTATTCCGGGATTACATCGTCAATGCCTGTTTGGAGGCTTGAGGATTGGATTATATGATCCT GTTAAAACATTCTATGTTGGCAAAGATCATGTCGGAGATGTGCCATTATCAAAGAAGGTACTTGCTGCACTGACAACAG GTGCTTTGGGAATTACTATAGCTAATCCAACTGATCTTGTTAAAGTAAGACTTCAAGCTGAGGGAAAGCTTCAACCTGGTGTTCCAAGGCGTTATTCTGGAGCTTTAAACGCTTATTCTACCATTGTCAGACAG GAAGGACTTACTGCTTTGTGGACTGGAGTTGGACCAAATATTGCTCGCAATGCTATCATAAATGCTGCTGAATTAGCCAGTTATGATCAAGTGAAGGAG ACCATTCTGAAAATCCCTGGGTTCACTGACAATGTTGTCACCCATCTCTTTGCTGGTTTGGGAGCTGGTTTCTTCGCAGTTTGCATTGGTTCCCCAGTTGACGTG GTCAAGTCAAGAATGATGGGTGATTCTGGATACAAAAATACACTTGATTGTTTTGTCAAGACTTTGAAGAATGAT GGACCTATGGCCTTCTACAAAGGTTTTATTCCCAACTTTGGAAGACTAGGATCCTGGAATGTAATCATGTTTTTGACATTAGAGCAG GCTAAGAAGTTCGTTCGGAGTTTAGAGTCATCTTAA